A genome region from Manihot esculenta cultivar AM560-2 chromosome 5, M.esculenta_v8, whole genome shotgun sequence includes the following:
- the LOC110614665 gene encoding branched-chain-amino-acid aminotransferase 2, chloroplastic, whose protein sequence is MIQTRAGFRGLFQSLGLASFQSKVGAYCNYASRAASSLQQACEPSTYSDDNYADLDWDNLGFRLLPTDFMYMVKCSKDGKFEKGQLSRYGNIELSPSAGVLNYGQGLFEGTKAYRKQDGGLLLFRPDQNAIRMKIGADRMCMPSPSIDQFVDAVKQTAVANKRWVPPPGKGSLYIRPLLMGSGPVLGLAPAPEYTFLVYASPVGNYFKEGLAPLNLHVEDEYHRASRGGAGGVKTISNYAPVLKAITRAKNRGFSDVLYLDSVNKKYLEEVSSCNIFIVKGNVISTPATMGTILPGITRKSIIEIAQDLGYEVEERVISVDELANVDEVFCTGSAVVVASVGSITYQDKRIEYRTGAHSVSRKLHSTLIGIQMGLIEDKKGWTVEIH, encoded by the exons ATGATTCAAACAAGAGCAGGTTTTCGAGGTTTGTTTCAGTCTCTGGGACTTGCTTCTTTTCAATCAAAG GTTGGAGCTTACTGTAATTATGCATCTCGGGCTGCATCTTCTCTGCAACAAGCTTGCGAACCATCAACTTACAG TGACGATAACTATGCTGATCTGGATTGGGATAATCTTGGATTCCGTCTCCTGCCAACTGATTTCATGTACATGGTGAAATGTTCCAAGGATGGCAAGTTTGAAAAAGGACAACTAAGTCGCTACGGAAACATTGAGCTGAGCCCTTCTGCAGGAGTCTTAAATTATGGCCAG GGACTCTTTGAAGGCACAAAAGCATATAGAAAGCAAGATGGTGGCCTTCTTCTATTTCGTCCCGATCAAAATGCCATCAGAATGAAGATTGGTGCTGATAGAATGTGCATGCCTTCTCCTTCCATCGATCAATTCGTCGACGCAGTGAAACAAACTGCCGTTGCCAACAAGCGATGG GTTCCTCCTCCAGGGAAAGGGTCATTATATATTAGGCCATTGCTAATGGGCAGTGGTCCTGTATTGGGATTGGCACCAGCGCCTGAATACACATTCCTCGTATATGCTTCCCCTGTCGGCAACTACTTCAAG GAGGGCCTGGCACCTTTGAATTTACATGTTGAGGATGAGTACCACCGCGCTTCTCGCGGCGGAGCTGGAGGAGTGAAAACAATTAGCAATTATGCTCCG GTTTTAAAAGCAATAACCAGAGCAAAGAACAGGGGATTTTCTGATGTTCTGTACCTGGACTCTGTGAATAAGAAGTATCTAGAGGAAGTCTCTTCTTGCAACATTTTCATCGTGAAG GGTAATGTTATATCAACTCCTGCTACAATGGGTACTATTCTTCCTGGGATCACTCGAAAAAGCATCATAGAAATTGCTCAAGATCTTGGCTATGAG GTTGAGGAACGTGTAATTTCGGTGGATGAATTGGCAAACGTGGATGAAGTCTTTTGCACTGGAAGTGCTGTAGTCGTTGCTTCTGTTGGCAGTATTACATATCAAGATAAAAG AATCGAATATAGAACAGGTGCTCATTCTGTGTCTCGGAAGCTGCACTCAACTCTTATTGGAATTCAGATGGGTTTGATTGAGGATAAGAAAGGCTGGACTGTGGAGATACATTGA